From a region of the Halostella litorea genome:
- a CDS encoding DUF7558 family protein: protein MQQTLSGCGFCDSPPGTAMGEAHTWGKDERVTHPICVDCATQTRSDPDERDHHACDGCGLVVGALAALTRFRVELGHLEGPLQLCARCSPGGLATYWTRDLTEHLVAE from the coding sequence ATGCAACAGACGCTTTCTGGGTGTGGGTTCTGCGATTCACCGCCTGGTACAGCGATGGGCGAGGCGCATACGTGGGGGAAAGACGAACGGGTGACGCACCCAATCTGTGTCGACTGCGCCACCCAGACGCGGTCGGATCCCGACGAGCGCGACCACCACGCCTGCGACGGGTGCGGACTGGTCGTCGGCGCCCTCGCGGCACTTACCCGGTTCCGCGTCGAACTCGGCCATCTCGAGGGGCCGCTCCAACTGTGTGCTCGCTGTAGCCCTGGTGGGCTCGCGACGTACTGGACGCGCGACCTCACGGAGCACCTCGTGGCCGAGTGA
- a CDS encoding phage NrS-1 polymerase family protein, with amino-acid sequence MSDPIVNEPEAIPETLRERDQWVCWREEERDGKPTKIPVTPGAGGFASATESETWASFETALDYSETEHADGIGFVFTDDDSIVGIDLDDCRDPETDDVDDAALDIIERLDSYTEVSPSGTGYHVLITGALPEGRNRRGSIELYDTARFFTVTGDHVEWTPTRVARRQDALTAIHREYVQDTERDTASESEQRDGTDARSPTTDAADVDVDLEDEDLLEKARNASNGEKFERLWNGNTVGYDSQSEADMALCCLLAFWTGGDQTQMDHLFRQSGLHREKWDEVHYADGSTYGEKTIERAIATTSEFYNPDAGDDAADPHGTPDEVTAGGTPDEADRSRAYLTEKNRLLSERVDELEATLEQKTERIETLEAEVERLTDELATRDRETAQSHEEDSGTARETDDDSESPSMLSRFFGGQSE; translated from the coding sequence ATGAGTGACCCCATCGTCAACGAGCCGGAGGCGATTCCGGAGACGTTACGCGAACGCGACCAGTGGGTGTGCTGGCGCGAGGAGGAGCGAGACGGCAAACCGACGAAGATTCCGGTGACGCCAGGGGCTGGGGGGTTCGCGTCAGCAACAGAGTCGGAGACCTGGGCGAGTTTCGAGACAGCACTCGACTACAGCGAGACAGAGCACGCCGATGGTATTGGGTTCGTGTTTACTGACGACGACTCCATCGTCGGCATCGATCTGGACGACTGCCGCGATCCCGAGACAGACGACGTCGACGACGCGGCGCTGGACATCATTGAGCGACTCGACTCCTACACCGAGGTGTCACCGTCCGGTACCGGCTATCACGTCCTGATCACTGGCGCACTCCCCGAGGGGCGGAACCGGCGCGGGAGCATCGAATTGTACGACACGGCACGCTTTTTCACCGTCACTGGCGACCACGTCGAGTGGACACCAACACGCGTTGCACGCCGGCAGGACGCGCTCACAGCGATTCACCGCGAGTACGTCCAGGACACAGAGCGTGACACAGCCTCCGAGTCCGAACAGCGTGATGGCACTGACGCCCGGTCACCGACGACCGACGCAGCCGACGTCGACGTCGACCTCGAAGACGAGGACCTCCTCGAAAAAGCGCGAAACGCATCGAACGGCGAGAAGTTCGAGCGGCTCTGGAACGGGAATACGGTCGGCTACGACAGTCAGTCCGAGGCCGACATGGCGCTGTGCTGTTTGCTTGCATTCTGGACCGGCGGCGACCAGACGCAGATGGATCACCTGTTCCGCCAGTCGGGACTCCACCGCGAGAAATGGGACGAGGTTCACTACGCTGACGGGTCGACCTACGGCGAGAAGACCATCGAGCGAGCGATTGCGACCACATCGGAGTTCTACAACCCGGACGCCGGCGACGACGCCGCAGATCCCCACGGCACACCTGACGAGGTCACAGCTGGCGGGACACCTGACGAGGCAGACCGGAGTCGTGCGTACCTGACGGAGAAAAACCGACTGTTGAGCGAGCGCGTCGACGAGCTCGAAGCAACACTCGAACAGAAGACGGAGCGGATCGAGACTCTCGAAGCAGAGGTCGAGCGGCTCACCGACGAACTCGCAACCCGTGACCGGGAGACTGCGCAGTCTCACGAGGAAGACTCCGGTACTGCGAGAGAGACCGATGACGATTCAGAATCACCCTCTATGTTGAGTCGATTCTTCGGTGGCCAGTCCGAGTAG
- a CDS encoding primase-like DNA-binding domain-containing protein, producing MREYLRVTPTSERLNPERLPQALESLHKLTSTDSTGLVDTLNPLHSDTPLRFEFLALSEGKDDPVEFYYGADDHLDTLEKRLRSIYPGTFDIERTEVDVASRLVQPVEFDRETFVEHYESDELSYEFSPDEQYERGTDDNSQAGPGDAESVADGGTVGDQFPDHFIEIGDTALELAPPDAIPEDEPFTTLAKPTVTSEGTILARPATESVSPLGVRWQGSATRKQDWMTSLSPFTADDEAELPAVDQPGGALASLVDHLMEATAPVAFQVVFQRHESWQSDADLRKEDVIDGRDTLAQEIIGSLFELDDQPESRDRNQLSDAVAKRVAAIEAKNPKRSFTANIRAIGIPSGGDGRDDLDERMQSLVPVFDPLDGPYYEVAAERVRDSGFRAATKDRNARAALQRLLDREITTGRGTTRPEFVLSGRELANFVLVPSSEQLTVEGTRGTRAEQQSRNPLPRPHQDLMSEFRDGMAIGYALDDTGEAEDVPTHIPPGLLPTHFGRFGTTGSGKSKALINDMLSLYDNTEGPTILIIPKNDDMAQNYMRAHARRFGMTDLEENVVHFPIPDVLPGFSFFDLEPSMESGRRREDAVQRKADHYEEILKLVMGTDRYERATVAPTLIKTLIKALFDEEYGRENGLYRASTDYFAHRQLEHVVDQLWEAGPPNENIGDAPRSSDEEVTRTIRRQLQLDSNTFANVMGGVGNRLAYISQDTHLRQIFNNTENQFDFRDVLDEDTVILFDLGDLRDDAARIMTGVILTNLDAALKDRKQALSQHSDDYVVNLLVDEAASVVVSDIMNDLLEKGRGFRLSVGLSMQFPEQMEAEGGRKIYLNALNNIGSSLIGKINVDRELARAMAHEEMDPTDFANRIRSLPRGEWIASLPSPTFGETGPYPFSLEPLPIPPGHPESEFPLTEREEEEFTETLSSMHEHISDEHGVPAATDASTTRTPTDGHGVLDIGSDDLDVAIANVVRSLQLREGCREENGWVAVEAVDDELRRLFDDVDAEPPSYDALADIRERSRYLDTTVDIDADELRIRLTDAGEDVSTPDTGSVQAAGGSVHDTALRQIEEELTALGFTVSILTQDGGEKPDARASHPDVADRFAIEVETTTPENPAKVLTNLRKAQEAGDIPLFVVRPGNDETEWAERVDGILTPPVRTLQNDETRFYTTDSNLTFNGGATEEGGVTAVRPATDDENGTQNIWQRDSDEIVLRDASGTEHIRLPSLEKLSKDRVPAIYSYDHAADEYVVYEHGEQHVYETKSAFEDDWVRIKKPFVPEAELPVPDYTRSTYGIVILHDEAESVVYEDGEKRPLSAITDGAFRPASPESAAADEPPSQTDQADETVEEDQSPPSFEAFVDEYLVEDADEAVPKDDVFGLYNDWAEAHGIDDPLNKSWFTRKLNTHIKVDSTKKRIGGEPVPHYTGVRIRSEEDFQP from the coding sequence ATGCGTGAGTACCTTCGCGTGACGCCAACCTCCGAACGGCTCAATCCGGAGCGTCTGCCGCAGGCACTGGAGAGCCTCCACAAACTGACCTCAACGGACTCGACAGGACTAGTTGACACACTCAATCCGCTACACAGCGACACACCGCTACGATTCGAATTTCTCGCGCTGAGCGAGGGGAAAGATGACCCCGTCGAATTCTACTACGGTGCCGACGACCATCTGGATACCCTGGAGAAACGGCTCCGGTCGATCTATCCCGGGACCTTCGACATCGAGCGTACCGAGGTCGACGTCGCATCTCGACTCGTACAGCCTGTCGAATTCGACCGCGAGACATTCGTCGAGCACTATGAGTCGGACGAGCTCTCGTACGAGTTCAGTCCTGATGAGCAATACGAACGTGGCACTGACGACAACAGTCAAGCGGGGCCAGGGGACGCCGAATCAGTCGCGGATGGAGGAACGGTCGGCGACCAGTTTCCCGACCACTTCATCGAGATCGGCGATACTGCCCTCGAACTCGCCCCACCAGATGCGATTCCCGAGGATGAGCCATTCACGACACTTGCCAAACCAACGGTAACATCGGAGGGGACGATACTCGCACGGCCAGCGACCGAATCCGTCTCCCCACTCGGCGTGCGGTGGCAAGGGTCGGCGACTCGGAAGCAAGACTGGATGACCTCACTCTCGCCATTTACTGCCGACGACGAAGCGGAACTCCCAGCCGTCGATCAGCCAGGAGGTGCGCTCGCGTCGCTCGTCGACCACCTGATGGAGGCGACAGCACCAGTAGCGTTCCAAGTCGTCTTCCAACGACACGAGAGCTGGCAGTCCGATGCCGACCTTCGCAAGGAGGACGTCATCGACGGACGAGACACACTCGCTCAGGAGATTATTGGCTCCCTCTTCGAACTCGACGATCAGCCGGAGAGCCGGGACAGAAACCAGCTTAGCGACGCGGTTGCAAAACGTGTCGCGGCAATCGAGGCGAAAAATCCGAAGCGATCGTTCACCGCGAACATCCGAGCAATCGGGATTCCCTCCGGTGGTGACGGTCGCGATGATCTCGATGAGCGAATGCAATCACTTGTTCCGGTATTCGACCCGCTTGACGGGCCGTACTATGAGGTTGCGGCCGAACGGGTACGCGACAGCGGCTTCCGGGCAGCTACGAAAGACCGAAACGCACGAGCGGCGCTGCAGCGGCTCTTGGATCGTGAGATCACGACTGGCCGCGGGACGACTCGACCGGAGTTCGTCCTGAGTGGCCGAGAACTCGCGAACTTCGTACTCGTCCCCTCCTCGGAACAGCTTACTGTCGAGGGGACACGTGGGACGCGTGCGGAACAGCAGAGTCGGAATCCGTTGCCCCGTCCGCACCAAGACCTCATGAGTGAGTTCCGAGACGGGATGGCAATCGGGTATGCCCTCGACGACACCGGCGAGGCCGAAGACGTGCCGACACACATTCCACCCGGACTGCTGCCCACTCATTTCGGCCGGTTCGGAACAACCGGTTCTGGGAAGTCGAAAGCCCTCATCAACGATATGCTGTCGCTGTACGACAACACCGAGGGGCCGACGATCCTCATCATCCCGAAGAACGACGATATGGCCCAGAATTATATGCGGGCTCACGCGCGTCGGTTCGGAATGACCGACCTCGAAGAGAACGTCGTCCACTTCCCAATCCCGGACGTCCTCCCCGGGTTCTCGTTTTTCGATCTCGAACCGTCGATGGAGAGCGGACGGCGCCGCGAAGACGCCGTCCAACGGAAGGCCGACCACTACGAAGAGATTTTGAAGCTCGTGATGGGAACCGACCGCTACGAGCGGGCGACTGTGGCCCCAACTCTCATCAAGACACTCATCAAGGCACTGTTCGACGAGGAATACGGGCGTGAGAACGGGCTGTACCGAGCGTCGACGGACTATTTCGCCCACCGACAGCTCGAACACGTCGTCGACCAGCTCTGGGAAGCCGGGCCACCGAACGAGAACATCGGCGACGCTCCACGGTCGAGCGACGAGGAAGTCACCCGGACGATTCGACGGCAGCTCCAGTTAGATTCGAACACCTTCGCGAACGTGATGGGCGGTGTCGGAAACCGCCTTGCGTACATTTCACAGGATACGCACCTGCGGCAGATCTTCAACAATACCGAGAACCAGTTCGACTTTCGAGATGTCCTCGACGAGGATACGGTCATTCTCTTCGACCTCGGCGACCTCCGCGACGACGCCGCCCGGATTATGACCGGTGTGATCCTGACCAATCTCGATGCAGCTCTCAAGGACCGCAAACAGGCCCTCTCCCAGCACTCCGACGACTACGTCGTGAACTTGCTCGTCGACGAGGCAGCATCGGTCGTGGTCTCCGACATCATGAATGATCTCCTTGAGAAAGGCCGGGGATTCCGGCTCTCTGTTGGCCTGTCGATGCAGTTCCCCGAACAGATGGAGGCTGAAGGTGGGCGGAAGATCTACCTGAACGCTCTGAACAACATCGGCAGTTCACTCATCGGGAAAATCAACGTCGACCGGGAACTGGCGCGAGCGATGGCCCACGAAGAAATGGACCCCACAGATTTCGCTAATCGGATTCGTTCGTTGCCGCGCGGAGAGTGGATCGCCAGTCTGCCAAGCCCTACGTTCGGTGAAACAGGACCATATCCGTTCAGTCTCGAACCACTCCCGATTCCACCGGGCCACCCCGAGAGTGAATTCCCGCTCACTGAGCGTGAAGAGGAGGAGTTCACTGAGACGCTCTCCTCGATGCACGAGCACATCAGTGACGAACACGGCGTGCCGGCCGCAACAGACGCCTCAACAACGAGAACACCGACCGACGGACACGGGGTGCTCGATATCGGGAGCGATGACCTGGACGTCGCGATTGCGAACGTGGTTCGGAGTCTGCAGCTTCGAGAGGGCTGCCGTGAGGAAAACGGCTGGGTGGCCGTTGAAGCAGTTGACGACGAACTCAGACGGCTCTTCGACGACGTCGACGCCGAGCCGCCATCGTATGATGCCCTCGCGGACATTCGAGAACGATCACGATACCTCGATACGACCGTCGATATCGACGCCGACGAGCTCCGCATCCGGCTCACTGACGCCGGAGAGGATGTCTCGACACCCGATACTGGTAGCGTGCAGGCCGCTGGTGGGAGTGTCCACGACACAGCACTCCGCCAGATCGAAGAGGAGCTCACCGCACTCGGCTTCACCGTCTCGATCCTCACACAGGATGGCGGCGAGAAACCTGACGCGAGGGCGAGCCACCCCGACGTTGCAGACCGATTCGCCATCGAAGTCGAAACGACGACACCCGAGAATCCCGCAAAGGTGCTCACGAATCTCCGGAAAGCCCAAGAAGCAGGGGATATCCCGCTGTTTGTCGTTCGCCCAGGAAACGACGAAACTGAGTGGGCCGAGCGTGTCGACGGCATTCTCACACCACCCGTCCGTACTCTCCAGAATGATGAGACACGGTTCTACACGACTGACTCGAATCTCACGTTCAACGGTGGAGCGACCGAAGAAGGTGGAGTGACGGCCGTGCGACCGGCGACCGACGACGAGAACGGGACCCAGAACATCTGGCAGCGTGATAGCGACGAGATCGTCCTTCGTGATGCCAGCGGGACGGAACACATCCGCCTCCCGTCGCTTGAAAAACTCTCGAAGGACCGTGTTCCAGCCATCTACAGCTACGACCACGCTGCCGACGAGTACGTGGTATACGAGCACGGTGAGCAACACGTCTACGAGACGAAATCGGCGTTTGAGGACGACTGGGTGCGCATCAAGAAGCCATTTGTCCCCGAAGCCGAACTCCCCGTACCAGACTACACACGTTCGACGTACGGCATCGTTATCCTTCACGATGAGGCGGAATCGGTCGTGTATGAAGACGGTGAGAAGCGGCCACTCTCAGCAATCACTGACGGGGCATTCCGTCCCGCATCGCCTGAATCAGCGGCCGCTGACGAACCACCCAGTCAGACCGACCAGGCCGATGAGACAGTCGAGGAAGACCAATCGCCACCGTCGTTCGAAGCGTTTGTCGACGAATATCTCGTCGAAGACGCGGATGAAGCCGTGCCGAAAGACGATGTATTCGGTCTCTACAACGACTGGGCAGAGGCACACGGCATCGACGATCCGCTGAATAAGAGCTGGTTCACCCGGAAGCTCAACACCCACATCAAGGTGGACTCCACGAAGAAGCGAATCGGCGGGGAACCCGTCCCGCATTACACTGGTGTCCGCATCCGGTCTGAAGAGGACTTTCAGCCATGA
- a CDS encoding DNA-binding protein, with product MSSKNVSSEVVSVDEQAFEKHDEVEVDEDGFEVVDETPEFRATVDMEVQAKVDSNHPDARVKEGPDHMFGKTLEQEERIEAREAELEHISAQAELSQQEGRAKRTREVVVEQCGLDEPEPVERTDPREKLTQDELAAVNKQAMRICDEVQGGWSRAVVAKQLAEKVQRGEDVTKAVLETLEEQKAVPGAIVPIADVPDVPVGEVTVQGEITELWAPSDNSIQQVGLIEDESGRTKFTVWEKSGKTVVREGQTVRFRAVKKNWYQGRCSLAITGWSRIEFPERGRWWEK from the coding sequence ATGTCAAGTAAGAACGTCTCCAGTGAAGTAGTTTCGGTCGATGAACAGGCTTTCGAGAAACACGATGAAGTTGAGGTCGACGAGGATGGGTTCGAAGTCGTCGACGAGACCCCGGAGTTCCGGGCGACGGTCGACATGGAAGTGCAGGCGAAAGTCGATTCCAACCACCCAGATGCGCGGGTCAAGGAAGGCCCGGATCACATGTTCGGGAAGACTCTCGAACAGGAGGAGCGAATCGAGGCCCGGGAAGCCGAGCTGGAGCACATCAGTGCCCAGGCGGAACTCAGTCAACAGGAGGGACGCGCGAAGCGGACGCGGGAGGTCGTCGTCGAGCAGTGTGGCCTGGATGAGCCCGAACCGGTGGAGCGCACGGATCCACGGGAGAAACTGACGCAAGACGAACTCGCAGCGGTGAACAAGCAGGCGATGCGGATCTGCGACGAAGTGCAGGGCGGCTGGTCGAGAGCAGTCGTCGCGAAGCAGTTGGCCGAGAAGGTGCAGCGCGGAGAGGACGTGACGAAGGCGGTGCTGGAGACGTTGGAGGAGCAGAAGGCGGTCCCCGGTGCAATCGTGCCCATCGCGGATGTGCCGGACGTGCCCGTCGGGGAAGTGACGGTCCAGGGTGAAATCACTGAGCTCTGGGCTCCAAGTGACAACTCAATTCAACAAGTCGGGCTCATCGAAGACGAGAGCGGGCGCACGAAATTCACGGTCTGGGAGAAGAGCGGGAAAACGGTGGTTCGAGAGGGGCAGACGGTCAGATTCAGAGCGGTCAAGAAGAACTGGTACCAGGGCCGGTGCAGTCTCGCGATCACGGGCTGGTCGAGGATCGAATTCCCAGAGCGCGGTCGGTGGTGGGAAAAATAG
- a CDS encoding winged helix-turn-helix domain-containing protein: MVDSDKQHRFEEAFARGQQGDISNYEAWLQDQDIRPDRVTEGFVSQYFREQPENAPNHDAQLEEIAEFLGFFSRREGPHHIPIVGVTGIGKTQLLATIQHMLDQLETGLPSREYSAAQFKEDTEESEPYWDGVLAELSDLEKAIILLDDCEEDKRIEHSLGTISSRIADVFVVTTWTPERWNMVKDEINDTLTVSQVVELSPLDESTTIAALDATMQAFSTAPIEVSTDLYQRIYECSSGIPGLFHQLLRETLKETFLNDLELSDVGAVDAAARTLHLDGAAERIYELSEKQVLILKHVLLARHPQGRRPSELVELLDRDKSTISYHLQNLFDDSLLEKEKSGRSVFYRVAAPVKPLVQRRIAQEGEFHA; encoded by the coding sequence ATGGTTGATTCCGATAAGCAGCATCGATTCGAAGAAGCATTTGCACGCGGGCAACAGGGCGATATCAGCAACTACGAGGCCTGGCTACAGGACCAAGATATCCGCCCCGACCGTGTGACAGAAGGGTTCGTGTCACAGTATTTCCGGGAGCAACCGGAAAACGCACCCAACCACGACGCTCAGCTTGAGGAGATCGCTGAGTTCCTCGGGTTTTTCTCTCGACGAGAGGGACCTCATCATATCCCTATTGTCGGAGTAACCGGTATCGGGAAAACCCAGCTTCTTGCGACTATCCAGCATATGCTGGACCAGCTAGAAACCGGATTACCGTCCCGAGAGTATTCCGCGGCCCAATTCAAGGAGGATACAGAGGAGAGCGAACCATATTGGGACGGTGTTCTTGCTGAACTCAGCGACTTGGAGAAGGCCATCATCCTATTAGATGATTGCGAGGAGGATAAGCGGATTGAGCATTCGCTGGGAACGATTAGTAGCCGCATTGCAGATGTGTTCGTCGTGACGACATGGACGCCTGAACGATGGAATATGGTGAAAGACGAGATCAACGACACGCTCACGGTCTCACAGGTGGTGGAGCTTTCACCGCTAGATGAATCGACCACGATCGCGGCATTGGATGCGACGATGCAGGCGTTCAGTACAGCCCCAATCGAAGTATCCACAGATCTGTACCAGCGTATCTACGAGTGCAGTTCTGGTATTCCCGGCCTGTTCCATCAACTCCTCCGTGAAACACTAAAAGAGACCTTTCTCAACGACCTGGAGCTTAGTGACGTTGGTGCAGTTGATGCAGCTGCACGGACGCTCCACCTAGACGGTGCAGCGGAACGTATCTACGAGTTATCGGAAAAACAGGTGCTAATCCTCAAACATGTGCTGTTGGCCCGGCATCCGCAGGGACGTCGACCTTCGGAATTGGTCGAACTCCTAGATCGGGACAAGTCCACAATCTCGTACCATCTCCAGAATCTCTTCGATGATTCGTTGTTAGAGAAAGAGAAGTCTGGTCGGTCCGTGTTTTACCGGGTGGCTGCCCCAGTGAAACCCTTAGTGCAGCGCCGCATTGCGCAGGAGGGCGAATTCCATGCCTAG
- a CDS encoding PIN domain-containing protein, whose product MSRLIADASALVSLGIVTDDDPDPLALCLSRYEVVVPTAVIDELQEIASYDDVHGHAASAVLDQTESFTTQSVDLDAEFPLDDGENAAVTLANDLNATLFLCDEFNQLGLIHASLADTRLVTTPTLLSVLVRAEHLSAADARLLLDAISDARSWGANSYVQRARSLLKEP is encoded by the coding sequence ATGTCGCGGCTTATCGCAGACGCCTCCGCCCTCGTGAGTCTCGGGATCGTTACTGACGACGACCCCGATCCACTCGCACTCTGTCTCTCCCGGTACGAGGTCGTCGTCCCAACAGCGGTCATCGATGAACTCCAAGAGATCGCCTCGTACGATGACGTCCATGGACACGCCGCGTCCGCCGTCCTCGACCAAACAGAGTCATTCACGACACAGTCGGTCGACCTCGATGCCGAGTTCCCCCTCGATGACGGTGAAAACGCGGCGGTCACGCTCGCGAACGATCTCAATGCTACGCTCTTCCTCTGTGACGAGTTCAACCAACTTGGCTTGATCCACGCCTCACTCGCTGATACTCGGCTCGTCACGACACCGACGCTGCTCTCGGTTCTCGTTCGAGCTGAACACCTATCAGCTGCCGATGCGCGGCTGCTCCTCGATGCGATCAGTGACGCCCGTAGCTGGGGCGCGAACAGTTACGTGCAGCGAGCTCGCTCATTGCTCAAGGAGCCCTGA
- a CDS encoding DUF7342 family protein: MSETDAADGPPPFEDAFSSDDVEQRVYGTILQTREPTAASAIADSADCDPKTARKYLGWFDDLGIVTRHDGHPATYERNDAYFEWRRINQLAADHSVEELQDRVRELTTRITEYEEAYDAASPAAVDAVAAAEASDERTIDDVYSDLADWATAREERARYERARQQRTDGEREQASG, translated from the coding sequence ATGTCCGAGACAGACGCCGCCGATGGGCCACCTCCCTTTGAGGACGCGTTCAGCAGCGACGACGTCGAACAACGCGTCTACGGCACCATCCTGCAGACCCGCGAGCCGACGGCGGCGAGCGCGATCGCCGACAGCGCCGACTGTGACCCCAAGACCGCCCGGAAGTATCTGGGCTGGTTCGACGATCTCGGCATCGTTACCCGGCACGACGGCCACCCAGCCACCTACGAGCGTAATGACGCGTACTTCGAGTGGCGACGCATCAACCAGCTCGCAGCCGACCATTCTGTCGAGGAACTCCAGGACCGCGTTCGTGAGCTGACGACGCGCATCACCGAGTATGAGGAGGCGTACGACGCCGCGTCACCGGCCGCCGTCGACGCCGTCGCCGCCGCGGAAGCCAGCGACGAACGGACCATCGACGACGTGTACAGCGACCTCGCCGACTGGGCGACCGCCCGCGAGGAGCGTGCCCGCTACGAGCGCGCACGCCAGCAACGCACGGATGGCGAGCGCGAACAGGCATCCGGGTAG